A stretch of the Nitratifractor salsuginis DSM 16511 genome encodes the following:
- a CDS encoding DHA2 family efflux MFS transporter permease subunit, producing the protein MALPAEDTTLQSGKKPWEITPGERAIFSIIVMTGAFMAILDTTVVDVIVPKLTGPLATDMYGVQWIITSYMVAAAIALLITEYLIKRFGAKAVFLGGVALFTAASFFCGLSDSLEEIIIFRIIQGVGEALIMVTSHIMIFSYFPPEKQGLAMGIFGLGVSFAPALGPTIGGYLTEYYNWRMVFFVNVPVGLLLVLAGLIYLPKESMFQKLRFNFVSFILLSFATISLLVMLSRGQQLGWFNSIEIGVLFFCTLIGFALYALSEINAKDKLIDFSLFKNPVFANGMMIYFFILGFSMYQYFYLLPVYYEHIKMLPTLDAGIAVFAFAVFIGLFSPLAGMLADKIGAKKTVAIAAFFYVTTSILFLPTLNYYTPLHQAMALTIPFGIGMGLFFAPVTVMVLQSAPAHKGELAIVLMDYFRFVGGSFGTALATNNMEYFKNLHFLRMEELQNVEYLSYFLQKMQESLGITMAQVKAIFGNYEAFMSYNYGFYNTFMHAGYWGILGSVFVLLLFVKNPFGIKRR; encoded by the coding sequence ATGGCCCTACCGGCGGAAGATACAACGCTTCAAAGTGGGAAGAAACCCTGGGAGATCACTCCGGGTGAGCGGGCGATCTTCTCTATCATCGTGATGACGGGAGCTTTTATGGCGATCCTGGATACGACGGTGGTGGATGTGATCGTCCCCAAGCTCACCGGTCCCCTGGCGACCGATATGTACGGGGTGCAGTGGATCATCACCAGCTATATGGTCGCCGCGGCGATTGCGTTGCTCATCACCGAATATCTCATCAAACGTTTCGGGGCCAAGGCAGTCTTTTTGGGCGGGGTGGCCCTTTTTACCGCGGCCTCTTTTTTCTGTGGGCTCTCCGACTCTTTGGAAGAGATCATCATCTTTCGGATTATTCAGGGGGTGGGTGAGGCGCTGATTATGGTGACCAGCCATATTATGATCTTCAGTTACTTCCCGCCCGAGAAGCAGGGCTTGGCGATGGGGATCTTCGGCCTGGGGGTGAGCTTTGCTCCGGCTTTGGGCCCTACAATCGGCGGGTATCTGACCGAGTATTACAATTGGCGGATGGTCTTTTTCGTTAATGTGCCGGTGGGGCTGCTGCTGGTGCTGGCAGGCTTGATCTACCTGCCCAAAGAGTCGATGTTCCAGAAACTCCGCTTCAATTTCGTCAGTTTCATACTTTTATCGTTTGCGACGATCTCTCTGCTGGTGATGCTCAGCCGCGGCCAGCAGCTGGGATGGTTCAACTCGATTGAGATCGGCGTGCTCTTCTTCTGCACCCTGATCGGCTTCGCCCTCTATGCCCTGAGCGAGATTAACGCCAAAGATAAGCTCATCGACTTTTCTCTTTTCAAAAATCCGGTCTTTGCCAACGGGATGATGATCTACTTCTTCATTCTCGGCTTTTCGATGTATCAATATTTCTATCTCTTGCCGGTCTATTATGAGCATATCAAGATGCTCCCCACGCTGGATGCGGGGATAGCCGTCTTCGCTTTTGCCGTCTTTATCGGGCTCTTTTCTCCGCTGGCGGGGATGCTGGCCGACAAGATTGGGGCGAAGAAGACGGTGGCGATCGCCGCCTTTTTTTATGTGACGACCTCCATCCTCTTCCTGCCGACACTCAACTACTACACTCCCCTGCACCAGGCGATGGCACTGACGATTCCTTTCGGGATCGGGATGGGGCTCTTTTTTGCCCCGGTGACGGTGATGGTGCTCCAAAGTGCCCCGGCACACAAGGGGGAGCTGGCGATCGTGCTGATGGATTACTTCCGCTTCGTCGGCGGCAGTTTCGGCACGGCCCTGGCGACGAATAATATGGAGTATTTCAAAAACCTGCACTTTCTGAGGATGGAGGAGTTGCAAAATGTCGAATATTTGAGCTACTTCCTGCAGAAAATGCAGGAGAGTCTGGGGATCACGATGGCGCAGGTCAAGGCGATTTTCGGCAACTACGAGGCTTTTATGAGTTACAATTACGGATTCTACAACACCTTTATGCACGCGGGTTATTGGGGTATTTTGGGGTCGGTCTTTGTTTTGCTGCTTTTTGTCAAAAACCCGTTTGGAATCAAAAGGAGATGA